One window of Mesorhizobium loti R88b genomic DNA carries:
- a CDS encoding abortive infection family protein, protein MRIDLSGQSVDALAEIISGGSAGGYEPSIGLYRQGWRLEAWFKGFGVPFDIKGESRLPATKTAIHGAMFIDTGNGELLKQIIESAADPRDFIKEPERHTAVVEYLNKHLFYDGLKLEPAGRTVRLVEIVETAPVTNELSAMAVGIDFDTVNRDLDRALRAAVADPELAVTSACAVVESVCRSILVELELDFPAKQDISSLYRAVRDPLGLDPMKEGLAPEIVNDVKAVLSGLVTSVQSIGSLRTHVGGAHGKEKGFRRIDAPIAKLAIHSASAIALFIIETWQLRHPGRALPLRDKPKEAS, encoded by the coding sequence ATGCGAATCGATTTGTCAGGTCAATCGGTCGATGCCTTAGCTGAGATTATCTCGGGCGGCTCGGCCGGCGGCTACGAGCCGTCAATTGGCCTTTACCGGCAGGGGTGGCGATTGGAGGCTTGGTTCAAGGGCTTTGGGGTACCCTTCGACATCAAAGGCGAGAGCCGTTTACCTGCCACAAAGACGGCCATCCATGGCGCAATGTTCATCGACACAGGCAACGGCGAACTGCTCAAACAGATCATCGAGAGCGCGGCAGACCCGCGCGACTTCATCAAGGAGCCTGAGCGACACACCGCTGTTGTCGAGTACCTCAACAAGCACTTGTTCTATGACGGACTCAAGTTAGAGCCGGCCGGGCGCACAGTGCGCCTGGTCGAGATTGTGGAAACTGCTCCGGTTACCAATGAGCTTTCCGCAATGGCCGTCGGCATCGACTTCGATACGGTCAACCGGGACCTAGATCGTGCGCTTCGAGCGGCCGTCGCAGACCCCGAGTTGGCAGTTACATCGGCTTGCGCAGTCGTCGAAAGCGTCTGCCGCTCTATCCTTGTTGAGCTGGAGCTCGACTTCCCTGCCAAACAGGACATCAGCTCGCTCTATCGCGCAGTACGCGATCCACTTGGTCTGGATCCAATGAAAGAAGGTTTGGCGCCCGAGATCGTCAACGACGTGAAGGCGGTACTCTCCGGTTTGGTTACTTCGGTGCAGAGCATCGGCTCCCTGCGCACTCACGTCGGCGGCGCCCACGGCAAAGAGAAAGGCTTCCGACGTATCGATGCCCCAATAGCCAAGCTTGCTATCCATTCCGCGTCCGCGATCGCGCTCTTCATCATCGAGACGTGGCAACTGCGCCATCCTGGGCGTGCGCTGCCACTGCGCGACAAGCCGAAAGAAGCGTCATGA
- a CDS encoding SIR2 family protein has protein sequence MMSILAGDPLTQLAFSVYENKGVFAVVLGSGLSRAAEIPTGWEITLDLIRRAALAQGIEDQTDWAAWYRKTAGEEPSYSRLLEELASSPEERRSILHSYIEPSDEDREAGRKIPTAAHNAIAELVRSGYIRVIVTTNFDRLMENALRERGIEPTIVSSVDALSGAEPITHSACYILKLHGDYKDARILNTEAELSGYPKQYDTLLDRIMDEHGLIVCGWSGEWDSALRAAFLRAPNRRYSVFWASRGNLGSGAQTIVDHRRARVIAINDADNFFRGLQQRVETLEQSKRQNPFSIELLVSSAKRFLAKPEYRIQMDELFAQEADRLLAQLGTSEFEIISQGDADAFRSHVRSYEAATEALTCMVGVLARWGDDTEFSLVLDIIQSLYTYAKRPGGGSVRLLNLRSYPAVLIFTAYGLGLTRATRWAMLHRMFNAKVDQQYGEPQRLIDVLFLNIWDGDENEAFKNIEGFEKRKTALSDHLLTIFLQWAKTFVGLTPNFELMFERFEILGSLANFEQYSKARVKETLQGDPRNGWEFMAFGRAAWDGKNRDKILSEMQTDPFKLELVRSGFAQGDPEFIDLFAQNFARVAARVRWQ, from the coding sequence ATGATGAGTATTCTCGCCGGCGATCCACTCACACAGCTTGCTTTCTCGGTGTACGAGAACAAGGGTGTGTTTGCCGTGGTGCTGGGGTCTGGCCTTTCGCGCGCAGCGGAAATTCCTACCGGTTGGGAAATCACGCTTGACCTGATCCGCCGTGCTGCGCTGGCGCAGGGAATAGAGGATCAGACCGACTGGGCTGCGTGGTACCGCAAGACCGCAGGAGAAGAACCCAGCTACTCCAGACTCCTTGAAGAGCTGGCTTCATCGCCTGAGGAGCGACGCTCAATCCTGCACAGCTACATAGAGCCGAGTGACGAGGATCGTGAAGCGGGACGCAAAATTCCCACGGCTGCACACAATGCTATCGCAGAACTTGTGCGTAGCGGCTATATCCGCGTCATCGTCACAACCAACTTTGATCGACTGATGGAAAACGCGTTGCGAGAGCGCGGAATCGAGCCAACAATCGTGTCATCCGTTGACGCGCTTTCCGGCGCCGAGCCGATTACACACAGCGCTTGCTACATCCTCAAACTGCATGGCGATTACAAGGACGCGCGGATTCTTAACACGGAGGCCGAACTTAGCGGCTATCCAAAACAGTATGACACCCTTCTTGATCGTATCATGGACGAACACGGGCTCATCGTTTGTGGCTGGTCGGGCGAGTGGGATAGCGCGTTGCGTGCGGCATTTCTTCGAGCGCCAAACCGTCGCTACTCAGTATTCTGGGCATCTCGCGGAAATCTTGGTAGCGGGGCACAGACAATCGTTGACCATCGCCGTGCACGCGTTATCGCCATTAATGATGCAGACAACTTCTTTCGAGGATTGCAGCAGCGCGTCGAAACGCTCGAACAGAGTAAGCGCCAGAATCCTTTCAGCATTGAACTTTTGGTCAGCAGTGCAAAGCGTTTTCTGGCAAAGCCGGAGTACCGCATCCAGATGGATGAACTCTTTGCCCAGGAAGCGGATCGTCTGTTAGCGCAACTAGGCACGTCCGAGTTTGAAATTATTTCGCAAGGAGACGCCGACGCTTTCCGCTCGCATGTACGCAGCTATGAGGCCGCCACAGAGGCGCTAACCTGCATGGTCGGCGTTCTAGCTCGCTGGGGAGATGACACGGAGTTCTCGCTTGTGCTGGATATTATCCAGAGCCTCTACACCTATGCAAAGCGACCTGGTGGCGGCTCTGTAAGGCTACTAAACCTACGTTCATATCCAGCAGTACTCATTTTCACGGCATACGGTCTTGGGCTTACGCGGGCAACGCGGTGGGCAATGCTTCATAGGATGTTCAATGCGAAGGTTGATCAACAGTATGGAGAGCCGCAGCGCCTGATTGACGTTCTCTTCCTGAATATTTGGGATGGAGATGAGAACGAGGCATTCAAAAATATTGAAGGATTCGAAAAGCGAAAGACAGCGCTAAGCGATCACTTGCTGACGATATTCCTGCAATGGGCGAAGACTTTTGTTGGCCTTACCCCGAACTTCGAGCTCATGTTTGAGCGCTTTGAAATTCTTGGATCACTAGCGAATTTCGAACAATATTCAAAGGCTCGAGTGAAGGAGACCCTCCAAGGCGACCCTCGCAACGGCTGGGAGTTCATGGCTTTCGGACGTGCTGCATGGGACGGTAAGAACAGGGATAAGATTCTCAGCGAAATGCAGACGGACCCGTTTAAGTTGGAGTTGGTGCGCTCAGGCTTTGCCCAGGGGGATCCTGAATTCATAGACCTTTTTGCTCAAAACTTCGCACGTGTCGCTGCGCGAGTAAGGTGGCAATAA
- a CDS encoding cupin domain-containing protein: MSVAPVIRMPHEDKGVMLRGHPMVFLVTGEDTKHTSVFDWTIPTGFATGLHVHRVQEETFYLLDGECVWQVGDKTIHATLGTFLFIPPGVPHNITNVSEKPARVLMTVSPPGHEHYFEELAKLAERGSPDPKMLANLRDRYDTDQLSTLTTRA, encoded by the coding sequence ATGAGCGTCGCTCCCGTCATTCGTATGCCCCACGAGGATAAGGGGGTCATGTTACGTGGCCATCCGATGGTGTTCCTCGTCACCGGCGAGGATACGAAACACACGAGCGTGTTCGACTGGACGATCCCGACCGGTTTCGCCACCGGCCTGCATGTTCATCGCGTGCAGGAGGAAACTTTCTACCTGCTTGACGGCGAATGCGTTTGGCAGGTTGGTGATAAGACGATCCACGCTACCCTAGGCACTTTCCTGTTCATTCCGCCGGGGGTCCCGCACAATATCACCAATGTGAGCGAGAAGCCGGCGCGGGTGCTGATGACCGTCTCTCCGCCAGGGCATGAGCACTATTTCGAAGAGCTCGCCAAGCTGGCTGAACGCGGCTCTCCTGATCCGAAAATGCTTGCCAACTTGCGGGACCGTTACGACACTGACCAGCTCTCGACCCTGACAACAAGAGCATAA
- a CDS encoding winged helix-turn-helix domain-containing protein: protein MSTSLTFGPFRLDTDTGILFHGVEPTPLGQRAVALLALLVEQAGAPVPKEALIEAAWPGQAIEDSNLTVQIAAVRRLFGRLADGAYWIETLPRRGYRYVGPAVTGGSCNPRSGGTATATLTLLDKPSVAVLPFSNLSGDPEQDYFADGMVDDIISGLARINWLLVIARNSTFTYKGRAVDVKQVGRELGVRYVLEGSVRRAGGHVRVTGQMIDASTGAHVWAERYDRSSDDIFALQDEIAMSAVGAIAPSLRRAEIDRVKRRRPDNLDAYDLVLRAQLDVDSGMPEQVTRALVLLERAIELDPTYALAHGNAAMCHHCLFLRSGLQEANRAASIRHARSAILQGQDDASALTLAGFSLGMDGHDRSAAFTALEAALAISPSSALTYILGSVVLGWGAEAERAIDWSERGMRLSPFDPWAFAAFDAQAMSHLLRGRYDEACRAAYKSVQANPAHSITYVQLAAALAKLGRLQEARAAAARVLELQPTFRYSRQFAGVNCAPALAECLGAALNAAGLPE from the coding sequence ATGTCGACAAGCCTTACGTTTGGCCCCTTTCGCCTCGACACCGATACCGGGATTCTATTCCACGGCGTCGAGCCGACGCCGCTCGGCCAGCGGGCGGTCGCGCTGCTTGCGCTGCTTGTGGAACAGGCGGGCGCGCCGGTTCCGAAAGAAGCTCTGATCGAGGCGGCGTGGCCCGGACAGGCCATTGAGGACAGCAACCTCACGGTCCAGATTGCGGCAGTGCGGAGGCTCTTTGGACGGTTGGCGGACGGCGCATACTGGATCGAAACGCTGCCGCGACGCGGCTATCGCTATGTCGGGCCGGCGGTCACGGGCGGTAGCTGTAATCCGAGATCCGGCGGCACCGCAACTGCAACGCTGACATTGCTGGACAAACCGTCGGTTGCGGTTTTGCCGTTCTCAAACCTAAGCGGCGATCCGGAGCAGGATTATTTCGCCGATGGGATGGTGGACGATATCATCAGTGGCCTGGCACGCATCAACTGGTTGCTCGTAATCGCGCGAAATTCGACCTTTACCTACAAGGGCCGCGCCGTGGACGTGAAACAGGTCGGCCGCGAGCTTGGCGTCCGGTATGTACTCGAAGGCAGCGTGCGAAGAGCTGGCGGCCACGTGCGCGTGACCGGCCAGATGATCGATGCATCGACCGGCGCTCATGTATGGGCCGAGCGGTATGACCGCAGCTCGGACGATATCTTCGCGCTTCAGGATGAGATCGCCATGTCGGCCGTCGGCGCAATCGCACCGAGCCTGCGGCGTGCCGAAATCGACAGGGTGAAACGTAGGCGTCCCGACAACCTTGATGCCTATGACCTCGTGCTTCGGGCGCAGCTCGACGTTGATTCCGGAATGCCCGAGCAAGTGACGCGCGCGCTCGTTCTGCTGGAACGTGCCATCGAACTCGATCCGACCTATGCGCTGGCGCACGGCAACGCTGCGATGTGCCACCATTGCCTCTTCCTCCGCAGCGGCTTGCAGGAAGCCAACCGCGCCGCTTCGATCCGCCATGCCCGCTCGGCCATCCTCCAGGGACAGGACGATGCGTCCGCATTAACTCTCGCGGGATTTTCCCTGGGCATGGATGGACATGACCGCAGCGCTGCTTTCACTGCATTGGAAGCTGCGCTCGCGATCAGCCCGTCATCAGCGCTGACCTATATTCTCGGCAGTGTCGTCCTCGGATGGGGCGCAGAAGCAGAGCGAGCCATCGACTGGAGCGAGCGCGGAATGCGGCTAAGCCCCTTTGACCCTTGGGCTTTCGCCGCTTTCGACGCGCAGGCGATGAGTCACCTGCTCCGCGGCCGCTACGACGAAGCCTGTCGCGCCGCTTACAAGTCCGTTCAGGCCAATCCCGCACACAGCATCACTTATGTGCAATTGGCCGCTGCACTTGCCAAACTCGGCCGGTTGCAGGAAGCGAGGGCAGCTGCCGCGCGGGTGCTCGAACTGCAGCCAACGTTCCGCTACAGCCGCCAGTTTGCGGGCGTGAACTGTGCTCCAGCGCTCGCGGAATGCCTTGGTGCTGCGCTTAATGCTGCTGGGCTGCCAGAATAG
- a CDS encoding HD domain-containing phosphohydrolase — translation MPAVRLITLAQDAIALSEAVGIEGMAETIGSRADGPYEADLARLVSANAAALMEGIGATVDRDTILALEPDPPVTLDEAACDEAFLAIADMIDMRMPLTFGHSRMVAQLAEGAGGQMKLPATDLRALRWSGCIHDIGELVVPVATWMRNGPLSVRERDAAQLHAYYGERALASFGHEGDAMAALVLRHHERLDGSGYHRKVGGSDLSPAARILAAAEAFQTSREERPHRKALSSEAAASQLRAAVRDGCICPDAAEAVLSFSGLPSRRALPRALAGMTPREIEVLRLIAAGLTVKEAASKLEISPKTADHHIQSVYSKIGVTTRAAAALYAVEHGLIRPGETQA, via the coding sequence TTGCCGGCCGTCCGCCTGATCACGCTAGCGCAGGATGCCATTGCGCTCAGCGAAGCCGTCGGCATCGAGGGGATGGCCGAAACCATAGGCAGTCGCGCCGATGGCCCATACGAAGCGGATTTGGCTCGACTCGTCTCGGCTAACGCCGCGGCTCTGATGGAGGGGATCGGTGCGACGGTCGACCGCGATACGATCCTGGCGCTCGAGCCCGATCCGCCGGTGACGCTGGACGAGGCAGCCTGCGACGAGGCATTCCTCGCCATCGCCGACATGATCGACATGCGCATGCCGCTTACCTTCGGCCATTCACGGATGGTCGCGCAACTGGCCGAGGGAGCCGGGGGGCAAATGAAGCTGCCCGCCACAGACCTCCGCGCGCTGCGCTGGTCGGGCTGTATCCACGACATTGGCGAACTGGTGGTGCCGGTGGCGACCTGGATGCGCAATGGTCCGCTGTCGGTGCGCGAGCGCGACGCGGCACAGCTGCACGCCTATTACGGCGAACGGGCGCTGGCCTCGTTCGGCCACGAGGGAGATGCGATGGCCGCCCTAGTGCTTCGCCATCACGAACGCCTGGATGGCTCGGGCTATCACCGCAAGGTCGGCGGCTCCGATCTATCTCCAGCAGCGAGGATCCTGGCCGCTGCGGAAGCGTTCCAGACGTCGCGCGAGGAACGTCCTCACCGCAAGGCGCTGTCCAGCGAAGCTGCGGCGAGCCAGTTGCGCGCCGCGGTTCGCGACGGCTGCATCTGCCCTGACGCCGCCGAGGCCGTGTTGTCCTTCTCGGGGCTGCCGTCGCGCCGAGCGCTGCCGAGGGCGCTTGCTGGCATGACGCCACGCGAGATCGAGGTGCTGCGGCTGATCGCCGCCGGCCTTACAGTGAAGGAAGCGGCTAGCAAGCTCGAAATCTCGCCCAAGACCGCAGACCACCATATCCAGAGTGTCTATTCCAAGATCGGCGTGACCACTCGCGCCGCTGCCGCGCTCTATGCGGTTGAGCACGGTCTTATCCGACCGGGCGAAACGCAGGCATAG
- a CDS encoding substrate-binding protein, whose protein sequence is MDPKPIKIGLVAELTGPLSFMGIANANLTTMLVDDINAKGGLLGRPLELVIEDGETIDGVARARTAKLIDVDKVDVVVGGIYSSTRQAIKSEAVTRGRTLYIYTEQYEGQENDPLIFCTGPVPAQQVEPLIPWLMKSTGAKTFYLPSADYIWPHLLNKAASRVVRANGGEIVGEEYFPLDTVDFRRTVQQIMASGTDVVFNTIVPPGLTPFLEELHKAGFGKRGGKIVCTYFDENFFNLVPFEQIEGLYSCLDYYQELDDPFGRALLRRYGERFSGSAMLTAGSGCTGHYRAVKMWEAAVNEAGTVERDAVIRALDHARISEGPGGPAEMVPGQHHVRMNMYIAQAQSGRFRVVKNLGPIDPNERALSDELLLSKAV, encoded by the coding sequence ATGGATCCGAAACCCATCAAGATCGGCCTTGTCGCCGAACTCACCGGCCCATTGTCTTTCATGGGCATCGCAAATGCGAACCTCACCACCATGCTCGTCGACGACATCAACGCCAAAGGCGGCTTGCTCGGCCGGCCGCTGGAGCTTGTTATCGAGGATGGCGAAACCATCGACGGCGTCGCCAGGGCGAGGACCGCGAAACTGATCGACGTCGATAAGGTCGATGTGGTCGTCGGCGGCATCTACAGCTCGACCCGCCAGGCTATCAAGAGCGAGGCAGTTACGCGGGGCAGGACGCTCTACATCTACACCGAGCAGTATGAGGGACAGGAAAACGATCCGCTGATCTTCTGCACGGGTCCCGTGCCCGCGCAGCAGGTCGAACCGCTAATCCCATGGCTGATGAAGAGCACCGGGGCGAAGACGTTCTACTTGCCGTCGGCCGACTACATCTGGCCCCATTTGCTGAACAAGGCCGCGAGCCGGGTGGTGCGCGCCAATGGCGGCGAGATCGTCGGCGAGGAGTATTTTCCGCTGGATACCGTCGATTTCCGGCGGACGGTGCAGCAGATCATGGCGAGCGGCACCGACGTGGTTTTCAATACCATCGTTCCGCCGGGCCTGACACCGTTCCTCGAAGAACTGCACAAGGCCGGTTTCGGCAAACGCGGCGGCAAGATCGTCTGCACCTACTTCGACGAGAACTTCTTCAATCTGGTGCCGTTCGAGCAGATCGAGGGCCTCTACAGCTGCCTCGACTACTACCAGGAACTCGACGATCCGTTTGGCCGCGCGCTCTTGCGTCGCTACGGCGAACGGTTCTCCGGCAGTGCCATGTTGACCGCGGGCAGCGGCTGCACCGGCCACTACCGGGCGGTCAAAATGTGGGAAGCGGCGGTGAACGAAGCTGGCACGGTCGAGCGCGACGCGGTGATCCGTGCGCTCGATCACGCACGGATCAGCGAGGGACCGGGTGGTCCGGCCGAAATGGTCCCCGGCCAGCACCATGTTCGCATGAACATGTACATCGCACAGGCACAGAGCGGTCGCTTCCGGGTGGTGAAGAACCTGGGTCCGATCGATCCCAACGAACGCGCACTCAGCGACGAACTCCTGCTAAGCAAGGCAGTGTAA
- a CDS encoding phosphotransferase has translation MNPTDCADMLRSEAAAMVEFGELCLFPTPQPIGLGAPGSHYPMPWALQTWIEGEVATPHGLSGSTTFALDLAHLVASLRKADTRGRRFDGQGRGGHLSDHDDWLAVCFENSEGLLDVARLRDLWVVSQFE, from the coding sequence ATGAATCCGACCGACTGCGCCGATATGCTTCGGTCAGAGGCCGCTGCCATGGTTGAGTTTGGGGAACTTTGTTTGTTTCCGACGCCTCAGCCGATTGGGCTCGGCGCGCCAGGTTCTCACTATCCGATGCCATGGGCATTGCAGACGTGGATCGAAGGCGAGGTTGCCACGCCGCACGGGCTAAGTGGATCGACGACGTTCGCCCTGGACCTTGCACACCTCGTGGCATCGTTGCGCAAAGCAGACACAAGGGGTCGACGCTTCGACGGGCAAGGACGTGGCGGACATCTCTCCGATCATGACGACTGGCTGGCTGTTTGTTTTGAAAACAGCGAGGGCCTTCTCGATGTGGCTCGGCTTCGCGATTTGTGGGTAGTGTCTCAGTTTGAATAA
- the imm45 gene encoding Imm45 family immunity protein produces MEKRSLQNYLDAGNIHIGRGSIIRFPFVYRGENWRNVMVYDCDIEGRGMGLLVVSGYYAGTPIVHLPEESGKHAISTRWMLDNFSKWVDDVPTREIYIIEKIADVFL; encoded by the coding sequence ATGGAAAAGCGAAGCCTGCAAAATTATTTGGATGCCGGAAACATCCATATCGGAAGGGGGTCAATCATTCGCTTCCCTTTCGTTTACAGGGGAGAGAACTGGCGAAACGTAATGGTTTATGATTGCGATATCGAAGGTCGCGGAATGGGGCTTCTCGTTGTTAGCGGATACTATGCTGGAACGCCGATTGTTCACTTGCCGGAAGAATCCGGAAAGCACGCTATATCGACCAGGTGGATGCTAGATAATTTCAGTAAGTGGGTGGACGATGTACCCACACGGGAAATCTATATTATAGAAAAAATTGCAGATGTCTTCTTATAG
- a CDS encoding phosphotransferase — MSHRDLIPANLLVQSGRLVGVLDGGSFGPADPSLDLVVAWHLLDRERRATFRRHLQVEDLWWKRGAAWAFQQAMGLVWYYRRTNPAMSELGRSTISRILDDPEI; from the coding sequence ATGAGTCACAGGGACCTTATCCCGGCAAACCTTCTCGTCCAGAGCGGGCGCCTTGTCGGCGTGCTGGATGGCGGCAGTTTCGGACCAGCCGACCCATCGCTGGATCTGGTAGTCGCGTGGCATCTTCTGGACCGCGAACGAAGGGCGACGTTTCGGCGCCACCTTCAAGTTGAGGATCTCTGGTGGAAGCGTGGTGCTGCCTGGGCTTTCCAGCAGGCAATGGGTCTCGTCTGGTACTACCGTCGCACCAACCCCGCCATGAGTGAACTGGGGCGCAGCACGATCTCTCGCATTCTCGACGATCCGGAAATCTGA
- the rnk gene encoding nucleoside diphosphate kinase regulator encodes MQENNKTWRKPIIRIAQSEHARLSALANTVAARNPEAADELLAELERARIVADGSVTADTVRMGSIVTFKPDTGDRKTVTLVFPGDADISQGKVSILTPIGTALMGLSAGQSIMWTARDGRQHQLLVLQVSQPAPEGDTADQRVPSFSTIATRV; translated from the coding sequence ATGCAAGAGAACAACAAAACCTGGCGCAAGCCGATTATCCGCATCGCACAGTCGGAGCACGCACGTTTGTCGGCGCTAGCGAACACCGTTGCTGCCCGAAATCCTGAGGCGGCAGATGAACTGCTCGCCGAGCTGGAGCGCGCGCGCATAGTCGCCGATGGCTCGGTCACCGCCGACACCGTGCGGATGGGCTCGATTGTGACGTTCAAGCCCGACACGGGTGATCGCAAAACAGTCACGCTGGTTTTCCCTGGCGATGCGGACATCTCCCAAGGCAAGGTTTCGATCCTTACGCCGATTGGCACGGCTTTGATGGGCCTCTCGGCCGGGCAGTCGATCATGTGGACCGCCAGGGATGGACGCCAGCACCAGTTGCTGGTGCTTCAAGTGAGCCAGCCAGCTCCGGAAGGCGATACAGCCGATCAGCGCGTGCCATCGTTTTCGACAATTGCGACGCGCGTCTAG
- a CDS encoding ArsR/SmtB family transcription factor, producing MVSKKLVANAKQAADLLAVLASPWRLLIMSHLANRGEMSVGAICEKLMISQSSLSQHLAKLRRLGLVETRRDSQTIYYSCSSDAAREILSFLEGMYGAPEMKQKRLSSVR from the coding sequence ATGGTCTCGAAGAAGCTGGTAGCCAACGCCAAGCAGGCGGCTGATCTTCTGGCAGTGTTAGCCAGTCCGTGGCGACTATTGATTATGAGCCATTTGGCCAATCGCGGCGAAATGTCTGTCGGCGCCATCTGCGAAAAGTTGATGATAAGCCAATCGTCTCTGTCGCAGCACTTAGCCAAGCTGCGCAGGCTTGGCCTAGTAGAGACCCGGCGGGATAGCCAGACAATCTATTATTCCTGCAGTTCCGATGCAGCGCGCGAAATCCTTTCGTTTCTGGAAGGGATGTATGGCGCACCCGAGATGAAGCAGAAGCGCTTGTCTTCGGTAAGGTAG
- a CDS encoding DUF1236 domain-containing protein, translating into MKMHLTGAAAALLLLAGVGAVAAQDVVITPEQDTVVREYVKKQPLASVKIPGVELNIGTALPDTVELHEVPNVKYRYVVVDNRTVLVDPSTRKILKVYD; encoded by the coding sequence ATGAAGATGCACCTTACCGGCGCCGCTGCGGCGCTGTTGCTTTTGGCCGGCGTCGGCGCAGTTGCGGCCCAGGACGTTGTCATCACGCCGGAGCAGGACACCGTCGTCCGCGAGTACGTGAAAAAGCAGCCGCTGGCTTCCGTGAAGATACCCGGCGTCGAGCTGAACATCGGTACGGCTCTGCCGGACACGGTCGAACTCCACGAGGTTCCCAACGTGAAATACCGCTATGTGGTGGTCGACAACCGCACGGTTCTGGTGGATCCGAGCACCCGCAAAATTCTCAAAGTCTACGACTGA
- a CDS encoding inorganic diphosphatase: MLEISFGCNGTFVTSGSSKAGSHLQGVSMPNFLKLPTTTDGLIRVVIETPRGSEAKLAYDPATQVFAYVRPLPVGMSYPYDWGFIPSTLGEDGDPLDGLVIHQGTTAPGVVIKCQLLGVLRVKQKDQGGEAVRNDRFIFCPHKEDAEDEPATEQHVPEHLRREIEQFFLSSVLGTGKTIKFKGWQGADEAQRAIRNGMKAFASRY; this comes from the coding sequence ATGCTTGAAATCTCCTTTGGGTGCAACGGAACATTCGTTACGTCTGGGAGTTCCAAAGCCGGCTCACATCTGCAAGGCGTCTCGATGCCCAACTTTCTCAAACTCCCTACAACGACGGATGGCCTGATCAGAGTGGTTATAGAAACCCCACGTGGCTCAGAGGCAAAATTAGCCTATGATCCAGCGACCCAGGTTTTCGCCTACGTCCGGCCTCTACCGGTTGGAATGAGTTATCCGTACGACTGGGGTTTTATTCCGTCCACATTGGGCGAGGATGGTGACCCCCTTGATGGGCTCGTCATCCATCAGGGTACGACGGCACCAGGAGTGGTTATCAAGTGCCAACTGCTAGGAGTGTTGCGTGTCAAGCAGAAGGACCAGGGTGGCGAGGCCGTCCGCAATGACCGCTTCATCTTTTGCCCTCACAAGGAAGACGCCGAAGATGAACCTGCCACCGAGCAGCATGTCCCTGAGCATCTCAGGCGGGAAATCGAGCAATTCTTTCTTTCGTCCGTACTTGGGACCGGCAAAACAATCAAGTTCAAAGGCTGGCAGGGTGCAGATGAAGCTCAAAGAGCGATTAGGAACGGTATGAAGGCGTTTGCTTCCCGCTATTAG
- a CDS encoding DUF3606 domain-containing protein, translating into MADDKNKLGYQDRSRVSGDEQYEVGYFASKFGLSIPQVRELIAKHGNDRDTLELEAKALKNRGSI; encoded by the coding sequence GTGGCCGACGACAAGAACAAACTTGGCTATCAGGACCGCAGCCGCGTGAGCGGCGATGAGCAATACGAGGTTGGCTATTTCGCGAGCAAATTCGGCCTCTCCATCCCGCAAGTTCGCGAACTGATCGCAAAGCACGGCAACGACCGCGACACGCTTGAGCTCGAGGCCAAAGCTCTAAAAAACAGGGGATCAATCTGA